Within Gammaproteobacteria bacterium, the genomic segment CTTTTCTAGCGAGCATTTAACATAAACTTCAATAAAATCATCTTGATTCACTAAAGAGCGCACACGATCTCGATCTTCTTTAAATGGTGAAATAAAAGCCGTCAGTACAATCGCACCTGTTTCAATCACAATTTTTGCAACCTCACCGACTCGGCGAATATTTTCTTGGCGGTCTTCATCAGAAAACCCAAGGTCGCCGCATAAACCGTGGCGCACATTATCACCATCCAATACAAATGTTCTGATATTTTTTTCATGCAACACTTCTTCGACTGCATGAGCCAACGTCGATTTTCCTGCACCAGAAAGACCTGTGAACCACAGCACAGCACTTTTATGGCTATTCATTTTCTCACGGTGGCTACGTTCAACAGTGGCCTGATGCCAAACAACATTAGTACTCTTATCCTTACTCATAATTTTTAATACTCCAGTGGCTCATGGCCAACTATTTATAAACTATAACCAAAACTTTCTTTAAACTTCACATCAAATTCTGCTTTATTGTAAGTATGATTTTGGGTGCCTTTATGGGCAATTTTAATAGAACCCATTAATGATGCAATTCGCCCTGTTGTTTCCCAGTTCATATCGTTCATTAAACCAAACAATAAACCTGCTCGATATGCATCACCGCAGCCTGTTGGGTCAGCAATTTCAGCAGGCTTTACTGACGGAATATCAATCACCTTTCCACCAGAATATATTTTTGACCCCTGACCACCCAATGTCACAATCAACGCATCAAGTTGCGCTGCAATTTCTTCCAGATTTTTACCGGTACGTTCCTGTAACAACTCGGCTTCATAATCATTCACAGTCAAATAAGTCGCTTGCTCAATAAACTGCATCAGCTCATCACCATTAAACATAGGCAAGCCCTGGCCTGGATCAAAGATAAATGGAATTTTAGCCTCACAAAACTGTGCTGCATGTTCAATCATGCCTTCACGTCCATCAGGGGAAACAATACCTATTGTGATGCCTTTAGCATCCGACACTTTGTTTTCATGTGCAAAACTCATAGCGCCAGGATGGAAGGCCGTAATCTGATTATCATCCTGGTCGGTCGTAATAAATGCCTGCCCAGTATAAGAGTCAACTTCTTTCAAGTGCTTACGGCTAATACCCAATTTATCCATCCATACAGCATAAGGCGTAAAATCTTGCCCTACAGTCGCCATAGGCAATGGATCCCCGCCCAGCAGATGTAAATTATACGCAATATTTCCAGCACAACCACCAAACTCACGACGCATATCGGGCACTAAAAAACAGACATTTAGAATATGTACTTTATCAGGCAAAATATGGTTTTTAAACTGATCGTTAAACACCATAATGGTATCGTAGGCATAAGAACCACAAATCAAAGCAGACATAAATTTTCCTTAATATTCAAAAACAAATTATTAATAGCCAAACAACCAGCACATGAACAAGTGCCACAAAAACAGCGGCTGAACCAATATCCTTTGCACGACCTGACAACTCATTCCATTCAGAGCCTATACGATCAACCACGGCTTCAATCGCAGAATTGACCAGCTCAGCAATCAATACTAGAACCAGCGAACCAATCAATAATGCGCGCTCAATGCCACTCTCGCCTAACCAGAGCGCCAGGGGAAATAGCAAAACACACAAAATCAGCTCTGTACGAAATGCAGGCTCATGCCGAGCTGCGGCTTTTAAGCCCGCAATAGAGTACCCTGCCGCTTTACAGACACGCTGAAACTCCGAAGCTTTTTTTTGCGATGGTTCACTCATCATTAACAGGCTTCCAAACCAAATCTAACTCACGCGCTGCTCGCACTTCATCCAGACGTTTAACCGGTAACGTATAAGGTGCGCCACGAACTTTAGCCAAATCAGATGAGGCCTCAGATAAAATATTCTTCATCGCTTTGACAAAGCCATCCAGCTCAGACTTCGCTTCAGTTTCAGTCGGTTCAATCAACATGCATTCAGCCACTAACAGTGGAAAATAAACAGTCGGTGCGTGATAGCCATAGTCCAGCAAGCGTTTGGCAAAATCGGTCGCAGTCACCCCAATCTCTTTAGCCTGTTTTTTCAGTGTTAAACTAAATTCGTGTGTAGCTCTTCGCTCTGGATAAGCCAGATCAAATCCCGCTTCGGCCAACTTCACCGCCATATAGTTTGCATTTAATGTTGCATACTCTGCAACTCGCACCATACCTTCACGACCCAACAAGCGTGAATAGATATAAGCTCTGAGCAACACACCCGCATTCCCCATGAATGCAGATAAACGCCCAATAGAGTCAGGGCAATCTTTTTCACTTAACCAGTGATATTGATCATTTTTTCGAGCCACTACAGGAACAGGTAGAAAAGGCAACAATCGTTCACTCACCCCGACCGGCCCAGAACCCGGCCCGCCCCCACCATGCGGTGTAGAAAATGTTTTGTGTAGATTAATATGCACCACATCAAAACCCATATCACCTGGCCGAACCTTACCCAAAATAGCATTCAAATTAGCGCCATCGTAATAGAGCAAGCCACCCGCATCGTGTACTGCTTGCGAAATCTCAGCGATCTTGCGATCAAAAACGCCCAGGGTTGAGGGATTTGTCAACATAATTGCGGCTGTTTGTGGGCCCACTGCTACGCGTAGAGCCTCCAAATCCACATCACCATCGGCTCGTGTTGGAATTTCACGCACTTTATAACCACACATCACACCCGTCGCAGGGTTAGTGCCATGAGCAGCATCAGGCACCAGCAGTTCATTGCGCATCGTATCACCACGAGATTCATGATAAGCACGAATCATGGCCATTCCGGCCAGCTCCCCTTGTGCCCCCGCCATAGGTGTTAACGAAACACCTTTCATACCGGTCACATCCTTAAGTATCTCCTGCAAATCATAAAGACAAGCAAGAAACCCTTGAGTCGCTGAACTCGGTGCCAAAGGGTGCTGTGACAAAAACTCAGGCAACATCGCCAGCGTATTACACGCCCGAGGATTATGCTTCATGGTGCATGATCCTAGTGGGTAAAATTGTGTGTCAATAGAGAAGTTTTTTTGCGACAGACGCGTGTAATGGCGCACCGTCTGCATCTCAGAGACTTCAGGCAACAGTGGCTTTTTTTCACGCAGAAACTGCTTGGGAAGCGCACGGAGCGCTACACTGTTTTTAATTCTTTGGGCACCATTGCCACGGCCTGAGCGTGACTGTTCAAAAATCAGCATCGTAATATTAAGCTCTTATTGGCAATAATCAATTTTGGAGTTTTTTAATCGTGAGTTCAAGCTGTGCAGCAAAATGTTCAATCTCTTCATCTGTTCGGGTTTCCGTCGCACACACCAACAAAGCATCCCCTAATTCAGGGTACTCTTCAGAAGGTTCATAGCCGCCTAAAATGCCCTGTTCACACAATTCGATATGAGCCGCTTCAGCCGAACAAGGCAACTGAATCATAACTTCATGAAAGCATGTTCCGTTAAATATGGGTTCAACCCCATCAATCTGAGAAAGCCTCTCCACCAATTTTTGGGTGTTCGCAAAACAAGCCTGTGCAACGCTGCGCAATCCGACTGACCCTAACAACGACATATAAATTGTTGCTGCCGTTGTCATCAAGCCTTGATTGGTGCAGATATTAGAGGTTGCTTTAGAACGACGAATATGCTGTTCGCGTGCCTGCAATGTTAGCGTAAAACCCTCCTGACCCTCCAGATCAACCGTACGCCCAACAATTCGCCCTGGCATTTGTCGAACCAGCTTTTGCTTACAGCACATGAAACCAAAATAGGGGCCGCCACCCGCGAGTGGAATACCTAACGGCTGCCCTTCGCCACATGCAATATCAGCACCAGCACTACCCCACTCACCTGGCGGCTTTAAAATAGCCAGCGTCATGGGGTTCACCACAGCAATCACCATCGCGCCTTGAGCATGCGCCCAGTCAGTCAATGCATCCACATCTTCCAGTGAACCAAAAAAGTTAGGTTGCTGAATCACCAATGCGGCAATATCTTCACCCTGATATTTTCCTAAACTTTTTGCTAATACCGCACCTGTTTCAGCACAGTATGGAAGCTCTTCCAACACTATATTTTGATTGCTTACGATATTACGACTCACCTTACGATAAGCAGGGTGCACTGTAGTCGGCAACAATATACGCTTGGATTTTGATTTGCGATTGCAACGCACCGCCATCAAAATCGCCTCAGCCAAACCCGAAGCACCGTCATAGAGTGAGGCGTTAGAGACATCCAGCCCCGTCAAACTCGCCATCATGGTTTGATATTCGTATAGCAACTGCAACGTTCCCTGACTCGCCTCAGCCTGATAAGGCGTGTAAGCCGTGTAGAATTCACCGCGCGTCGTCAGCTCCCAAACCGCAGCCGGAATATGGTGCTCATAGGCACCTGCGCCCGCAAAACAGAGCAATGGCCTATTCTTTTTCGCTCGCGCTTGCATAAGCTGCGTCACACCCAGTTCATTCAAACCTTCGGGGATCGTTACTATCTCTCCAGTGCGCAGTGCGGCAGGGATTTCGTCAAACAGAGATTCAATGCTGGGCGCACCAATCGCTTCCAGCATCTCTTTAACATCATTTTCAGTGTGTGGAATAAATGGCATGGGCTATTGATACTCTCTAGTCCGCTTCTGAAGCAATCAATTCAGCATAATCATCTGCACTGAGCAAACCATCCAATTCATCAGGAGCACTCACTTTCAGACGTAAAATCCAGCCTTCACCGTAAGGATCTTTATTAATCAGCTCGGGCTGATCAGCAAGCACTTCATTTACTGCAATAACATCGGCTGTGGCAGGACTGTACATATCAGAAGCTGCTTTCACAGATTCCACCACCACACATTCGTCACCCATTCCGAGACTGTCACCTTCAGCAGGCAGTTCGACATAAACCATATCGCCTAATAACTCTTGTGCATGATCAGTAATCCCAACCAAAACCACATTATCATCCAGAACTTGAACCCACTCATGTGACTTGGTATATTTTAAATCTGCTGGAATATCGCTCACAAAACCTCTCCTAATCTATATCTATTGTTCTTAATTTACAGACACGACTTGCCATTACGTACAAACGGCAGTTTCACCACCGTTGCTGATAAATGCCGCCCTCGTACTTCAATATCACACTGTGTTTTAACATGGGCATCCACTCGGGCAAATGCAATTGCTTTACCTAAAGTTGGAGAAAAACTACCACTGGTCACCTCTCCCACCAAAGCTCCGTCCACAACCACCTTTTGATGATTGCGCAACATGCCTTTACCATCCAGAATCAAACCTACAAACTTCTGACACTCTGAGCTTTCCCGCTGCACCTGCAAAGCATCACGACCTATGAAGTGACGATCAGAGGGCTCCCAACCCACAGTCCAACCTAAACCTGACTCTAAAGGACTCACACTTTCATCCATATCGGTGCCATACAGATTCATGCCTGCCTCTAAACGCAACGTATCACGCGCACCCAAACCTACCGGCTTGACACCTTGTTCCAAAAGCCCCTGCCAGAACAGTTCGGCCTGATCGGCTGGCAACATAATTTCATAGCCATCTTCTCCGGTATAACCTGTTCGGGCTATAAAAAACCCATCACATTCAACTGCATAAAAGGGAGCCAACTCATCGGCTTTTTTCTGTTTTAAGCCATCCAACAGAGCATGAGTTTTTATACGCGCCTGCGGCCCTTGCACGGCAATCATCGCCAAATCATCACGCACTTCTATTGCCACATCAAAATCAGCCACCTGCTTTTCAATCCAGGCCAGGTCTTTATCACGCGTCGCAGCATTCACCACCAGACGAAACCAGGTCTCATCCATAAAATAAACGATCAAATCATCAACAATACCGCCGTCACTGTTTAACATACAGCTATACAATGCCTTGCCCGATTGTTGCAAACGATCAACATTATTGGCTAGCAAGTGACGTAAAAAATCTCGAACTGCTTTGCCACGCAGATCCACCACCACCATATGTGAAACATCAAACATGCCAGCATCATTGCGAACTTGATGATGCTCTTCAATTTGAGAGCCATAATGCAGCGGCATATCATAACCACCAAAATCGACTATTTTAGCGCCAGACTCGAGATGTTT encodes:
- the cysC gene encoding adenylyl-sulfate kinase — its product is MSKDKSTNVVWHQATVERSHREKMNSHKSAVLWFTGLSGAGKSTLAHAVEEVLHEKNIRTFVLDGDNVRHGLCGDLGFSDEDRQENIRRVGEVAKIVIETGAIVLTAFISPFKEDRDRVRSLVNQDDFIEVYVKCSLEKCEERDVKGLYKKARSGEIKEFTGISSPYEAPVNAEVVVDTGELDLKTSAEKVVDYLVKKGVVSFG
- a CDS encoding carbohydrate kinase family protein, with product MSALICGSYAYDTIMVFNDQFKNHILPDKVHILNVCFLVPDMRREFGGCAGNIAYNLHLLGGDPLPMATVGQDFTPYAVWMDKLGISRKHLKEVDSYTGQAFITTDQDDNQITAFHPGAMSFAHENKVSDAKGITIGIVSPDGREGMIEHAAQFCEAKIPFIFDPGQGLPMFNGDELMQFIEQATYLTVNDYEAELLQERTGKNLEEIAAQLDALIVTLGGQGSKIYSGGKVIDIPSVKPAEIADPTGCGDAYRAGLLFGLMNDMNWETTGRIASLMGSIKIAHKGTQNHTYNKAEFDVKFKESFGYSL
- a CDS encoding diacylglycerol kinase, which translates into the protein MSEPSQKKASEFQRVCKAAGYSIAGLKAAARHEPAFRTELILCVLLFPLALWLGESGIERALLIGSLVLVLIAELVNSAIEAVVDRIGSEWNELSGRAKDIGSAAVFVALVHVLVVWLLIICF
- the gcvPB gene encoding aminomethyl-transferring glycine dehydrogenase subunit GcvPB gives rise to the protein MLIFEQSRSGRGNGAQRIKNSVALRALPKQFLREKKPLLPEVSEMQTVRHYTRLSQKNFSIDTQFYPLGSCTMKHNPRACNTLAMLPEFLSQHPLAPSSATQGFLACLYDLQEILKDVTGMKGVSLTPMAGAQGELAGMAMIRAYHESRGDTMRNELLVPDAAHGTNPATGVMCGYKVREIPTRADGDVDLEALRVAVGPQTAAIMLTNPSTLGVFDRKIAEISQAVHDAGGLLYYDGANLNAILGKVRPGDMGFDVVHINLHKTFSTPHGGGGPGSGPVGVSERLLPFLPVPVVARKNDQYHWLSEKDCPDSIGRLSAFMGNAGVLLRAYIYSRLLGREGMVRVAEYATLNANYMAVKLAEAGFDLAYPERRATHEFSLTLKKQAKEIGVTATDFAKRLLDYGYHAPTVYFPLLVAECMLIEPTETEAKSELDGFVKAMKNILSEASSDLAKVRGAPYTLPVKRLDEVRAARELDLVWKPVNDE
- the gcvPA gene encoding aminomethyl-transferring glycine dehydrogenase subunit GcvPA; the protein is MPFIPHTENDVKEMLEAIGAPSIESLFDEIPAALRTGEIVTIPEGLNELGVTQLMQARAKKNRPLLCFAGAGAYEHHIPAAVWELTTRGEFYTAYTPYQAEASQGTLQLLYEYQTMMASLTGLDVSNASLYDGASGLAEAILMAVRCNRKSKSKRILLPTTVHPAYRKVSRNIVSNQNIVLEELPYCAETGAVLAKSLGKYQGEDIAALVIQQPNFFGSLEDVDALTDWAHAQGAMVIAVVNPMTLAILKPPGEWGSAGADIACGEGQPLGIPLAGGGPYFGFMCCKQKLVRQMPGRIVGRTVDLEGQEGFTLTLQAREQHIRRSKATSNICTNQGLMTTAATIYMSLLGSVGLRSVAQACFANTQKLVERLSQIDGVEPIFNGTCFHEVMIQLPCSAEAAHIELCEQGILGGYEPSEEYPELGDALLVCATETRTDEEIEHFAAQLELTIKKLQN
- the gcvH gene encoding glycine cleavage system protein GcvH, producing the protein MSDIPADLKYTKSHEWVQVLDDNVVLVGITDHAQELLGDMVYVELPAEGDSLGMGDECVVVESVKAASDMYSPATADVIAVNEVLADQPELINKDPYGEGWILRLKVSAPDELDGLLSADDYAELIASEAD
- the gcvT gene encoding glycine cleavage system aminomethyltransferase GcvT encodes the protein MGKKTSLYHKHLESGAKIVDFGGYDMPLHYGSQIEEHHQVRNDAGMFDVSHMVVVDLRGKAVRDFLRHLLANNVDRLQQSGKALYSCMLNSDGGIVDDLIVYFMDETWFRLVVNAATRDKDLAWIEKQVADFDVAIEVRDDLAMIAVQGPQARIKTHALLDGLKQKKADELAPFYAVECDGFFIARTGYTGEDGYEIMLPADQAELFWQGLLEQGVKPVGLGARDTLRLEAGMNLYGTDMDESVSPLESGLGWTVGWEPSDRHFIGRDALQVQRESSECQKFVGLILDGKGMLRNHQKVVVDGALVGEVTSGSFSPTLGKAIAFARVDAHVKTQCDIEVRGRHLSATVVKLPFVRNGKSCL